Proteins encoded within one genomic window of Amycolatopsis sp. 2-15:
- a CDS encoding MFS transporter — MRSRGGAVLLVALVVDSVGNGLFQPLSVLFFAKLTTVPLALIGVLLSAANALTLPVPLIAGRLADRMGPWVLVVAAQGAQGIGFLLFTRVTGPAGIFLTAALVAVGVRFFWSSVFTAVADFVDGSEKPRSKDSWFAWMNVTRTAGLAIGGLITGVVVTIGTPAAYRALAYGSAPCFLCAGVAIAARVRAPRRAESDAGGYRGMLRARPFLAFTGLNAVFALTSMMLALGLPVFVTVGLHGPPWLAPAMLVGNTVLLTVLTAPAVRLVSPLRRTRVLMASAVLWAAWCLAFALLVPGQLGWVVPVLLGATFLFTAAEAVHGPVSQSLATELSPPGARGRYLAVFQYSFTVASLVAPAFFTTLFEVGYWLPWLVLGVVNVFAALAVRWLERVIPVAATT; from the coding sequence GTGCGGAGCCGTGGCGGGGCGGTGCTGCTGGTGGCCCTGGTGGTCGACTCGGTGGGCAACGGGTTGTTCCAGCCGCTGTCGGTGTTGTTCTTCGCGAAACTGACCACGGTGCCGTTGGCGCTGATCGGCGTGCTGCTCAGCGCGGCGAACGCGCTGACGCTGCCGGTGCCGCTGATCGCCGGGCGGCTGGCCGACCGGATGGGTCCGTGGGTGCTGGTGGTCGCCGCACAGGGGGCGCAGGGGATCGGGTTTCTGCTGTTCACGCGCGTGACCGGGCCCGCGGGGATCTTCCTCACCGCCGCGCTCGTGGCGGTCGGGGTACGGTTCTTCTGGTCGTCGGTGTTCACGGCGGTGGCGGATTTCGTCGACGGCAGCGAGAAACCGCGGAGCAAGGACTCCTGGTTCGCGTGGATGAACGTCACGCGCACGGCCGGGCTGGCCATCGGCGGCCTGATCACCGGTGTTGTGGTCACGATCGGCACCCCGGCCGCGTATCGCGCGCTCGCGTATGGCTCGGCGCCCTGTTTTCTCTGCGCGGGCGTGGCGATCGCGGCGCGCGTGCGGGCGCCGCGGCGTGCGGAAAGTGACGCCGGTGGGTACCGGGGGATGCTGCGGGCGCGGCCGTTCCTGGCCTTCACGGGGCTGAACGCGGTGTTCGCGTTGACGAGCATGATGCTGGCGCTCGGGCTGCCGGTGTTCGTGACCGTGGGGCTGCACGGTCCGCCGTGGCTCGCGCCCGCGATGCTGGTGGGCAACACCGTGCTGCTCACGGTCCTCACCGCGCCGGCCGTGCGGCTGGTGTCGCCGCTGCGCAGGACGCGTGTGCTGATGGCCTCGGCGGTGCTGTGGGCGGCGTGGTGCCTGGCCTTCGCGCTGCTGGTGCCGGGGCAGCTCGGCTGGGTGGTGCCGGTGCTGCTGGGCGCGACGTTCCTGTTCACCGCGGCCGAGGCTGTGCACGGGCCGGTGTCGCAGTCGCTGGCCACGGAGCTGTCGCCGCCGGGCGCGCGAGGACGTTACCTGGCGGTGTTCCAGTACTCGTTCACGGTCGCGAGCCTGGTGGCGCCGGCGTTTTTCACCACGTTGTTCGAGGTTGGGTACTGGCTGCCGTGGCTGGTCCTGGGCGTGGTGAACGTGTTCGCAGCGCTGGCCGTGCGGTGGCTGGAGCGCGTGATCCCCGTCGCGGCTACGACTTAA
- a CDS encoding PLD nuclease N-terminal domain-containing protein, translated as MTIPTALAAAAQDGPHAANIAVVVGIIALILIPVVFFLAALISVLGSPLTGGMKLVWVVFAFCAPFLGPLLWFLVGRRSAEAAAYR; from the coding sequence ATGACCATCCCCACCGCGCTGGCCGCCGCCGCCCAGGACGGCCCCCACGCCGCGAACATCGCCGTCGTCGTCGGGATCATCGCGTTGATCCTGATCCCGGTGGTGTTTTTCCTCGCCGCGCTGATCAGCGTGCTCGGCAGCCCGCTGACCGGCGGGATGAAGCTGGTGTGGGTCGTGTTCGCGTTCTGCGCGCCGTTCCTGGGGCCGCTGCTGTGGTTCCTGGTGGGGCGGCGCAGCGCCGAGGCCGCGGCGTATCGCTGA
- a CDS encoding lytic polysaccharide monooxygenase auxiliary activity family 9 protein, translating to MKTNRKLVAALAGAAIAPVIVLVGPVGTASAHGYVNAPASRQAQCAQNIVSCGDIKWEPQSVEGPKGQRTCNGGVARFAELNDNSKPWRATATGRTVTFDWTFTARHKTSTYEYYIGNTRVASFSGNNQVPPATVSHSVNLGNRTGHQTVLAIWNIADTTNAFYSCVDLQVS from the coding sequence ATGAAAACGAACCGCAAGCTCGTGGCCGCCCTCGCCGGTGCGGCGATCGCCCCCGTGATCGTGCTGGTCGGGCCCGTGGGCACGGCCAGCGCCCACGGCTACGTCAACGCGCCCGCGAGCCGGCAGGCGCAATGCGCGCAGAACATCGTGTCCTGCGGCGACATCAAGTGGGAACCGCAGAGCGTGGAAGGCCCGAAGGGCCAGCGCACCTGCAACGGCGGCGTCGCGCGCTTCGCCGAGCTCAACGACAACAGCAAGCCCTGGCGCGCCACCGCGACCGGCCGCACGGTCACGTTCGACTGGACGTTCACCGCCCGGCACAAGACCAGCACGTACGAGTACTACATCGGCAACACACGCGTCGCGAGCTTCAGCGGCAACAACCAGGTGCCGCCGGCCACCGTGTCGCACTCGGTGAACCTGGGCAACCGCACGGGCCACCAGACCGTGCTGGCCATCTGGAACATCGCCGACACGACCAACGCGTTCTACTCCTGCGTCGACCTGCAGGTGAGCTGA
- a CDS encoding NAD-dependent succinate-semialdehyde dehydrogenase gives MYTVTDPATGELIEQIENSTDQEVRDAIARVHRGYLSWRERPVAERAEIVARAGELFAERSDELAAIMTLEMGKRINEGRGEVGIVVDIFSYYAEHGPSLIADEPLKIRGGDAVIRKEPIGALLGVMPWNFPMYQVARFVAPNLVLGNTILLKHASICPRSAVAIEQVLRDAGVPEDAYVNVFASSRQVPSILADPRIVGVSLTGSEQAGISVAAEAGRNLKRCVLELGGSDPLIVLDTDDLDATVEAVATARLRNCGQSCNAPKRIIVVGDLYDPFVEKLTARVASFYLPGDPSDPSTKLPPLASVSAADEVFEQVETAVRQGAVLRTGGRRVEGPGAYLSATVLTDVTPEMDAYRDEIFGPVFLLFPAASDEEAISIANDSPFGLGASVFGTDPARMRAVADRIESGMVYFNKSGGSQADLPFGGIKRSGMGRELGPLGIEEFMNKKSIRL, from the coding sequence ATGTACACCGTCACCGACCCGGCCACGGGTGAACTGATCGAGCAGATCGAGAACTCCACCGACCAGGAGGTGCGCGACGCGATCGCCCGCGTCCACCGCGGTTACCTGTCCTGGCGGGAACGCCCGGTCGCCGAACGCGCCGAGATCGTCGCGCGCGCGGGTGAGCTGTTCGCCGAACGGTCCGACGAGCTCGCCGCCATCATGACCCTCGAGATGGGCAAGCGCATCAACGAAGGCCGCGGCGAGGTCGGCATCGTCGTCGACATCTTCTCCTACTACGCCGAACACGGCCCGTCCCTCATCGCCGACGAGCCGTTGAAGATTCGTGGCGGCGACGCCGTGATCCGCAAGGAGCCGATCGGCGCCCTGCTCGGCGTGATGCCGTGGAACTTCCCCATGTACCAGGTCGCGCGCTTCGTCGCCCCGAACCTGGTGCTGGGCAACACCATTCTCCTCAAGCACGCGTCCATCTGCCCCCGCTCGGCCGTCGCGATCGAGCAGGTCCTGCGCGACGCCGGCGTGCCGGAGGACGCGTACGTCAACGTCTTCGCCTCGTCACGTCAGGTCCCGTCGATCCTCGCGGACCCGCGCATCGTCGGCGTTTCGCTCACGGGCAGCGAACAGGCCGGCATCTCGGTGGCCGCCGAGGCGGGCCGCAACCTCAAGCGCTGCGTCCTCGAACTGGGCGGCTCGGACCCGCTGATCGTCCTGGACACCGACGACCTGGACGCCACGGTTGAAGCTGTCGCCACCGCCCGCCTGCGCAACTGCGGCCAGTCCTGCAACGCACCCAAGCGGATCATCGTGGTGGGCGACCTGTACGACCCGTTCGTCGAGAAACTGACCGCGCGCGTGGCATCTTTTTATCTGCCCGGCGACCCTTCCGACCCGTCGACGAAGCTCCCGCCCCTGGCCTCCGTGTCCGCCGCCGACGAGGTCTTCGAACAGGTGGAGACCGCCGTCCGCCAGGGCGCGGTCCTGCGAACGGGCGGCCGCCGCGTGGAAGGCCCGGGTGCGTACCTTTCGGCCACGGTGCTCACGGACGTGACTCCGGAAATGGACGCCTACCGCGACGAGATCTTCGGGCCGGTGTTCCTGCTGTTCCCGGCCGCTTCCGATGAGGAGGCCATCTCCATCGCCAACGACTCCCCGTTCGGCCTGGGCGCCAGCGTCTTCGGCACGGACCCCGCCCGCATGCGCGCGGTCGCGGACCGGATCGAGTCGGGGATGGTGTATTTCAACAAGTCGGGCGGCTCGCAGGCGGATCTGCCGTTCGGCGGGATCAAGCGCTCGGGGATGGGCCGGGAGCTGGGTCCGTTGGGGATTGAGGAGTTCATGAACAAGAAATCTATACGCCTCTGA
- a CDS encoding tyrosine-type recombinase/integrase, with protein MKGHVQDRWWRPKTDGNGKPVLNAKGHVVREKTERFGKGDRYKVRYFDAEGNERSKSFPDKELTRARAFLTKMQHDVLTGEYIAPESGDEKFREYTAQWQKGQSADAGTRQTVNSHLKTGIFPFLGDKPLKLVEKTDTIRDWLDWLERPKKEGGRGLMASYRAILFDTVSAILQAAADDKKIRSNPCRAKSIKRPKPAQRKVIPWPESRVHAVQLALPPEYTVVVPLGAGLGLRQMEIFGFSPDDIDRDEMIVNVQRQIRWIGGVPVFSPPKGGKTRVVPLGAGVLDGIDGHLAMYEPVPLTLPWLEPGGRPETVRLLISRVLRRSRQYRNKPVWHIIKGSNFTKTEWKSAFSAAGLDYVDRRDGMHAMRHFYASSLLAQGVSIKEVAEYLGHHDPGYTLRIYTHLVPSSHKRARAAADKVFAPRRAATESVTAQRRPEGA; from the coding sequence ATGAAAGGTCACGTACAGGACCGCTGGTGGCGGCCGAAGACGGACGGGAACGGCAAGCCGGTCTTGAACGCCAAAGGGCACGTGGTCCGCGAGAAGACTGAACGTTTCGGCAAAGGAGATCGCTACAAGGTCCGGTACTTCGATGCCGAGGGCAACGAACGTTCCAAGTCCTTTCCGGACAAGGAGTTGACGCGGGCCCGCGCTTTCCTGACCAAGATGCAGCACGACGTGCTGACCGGAGAGTACATCGCACCGGAGTCCGGCGACGAGAAGTTCCGCGAGTACACCGCGCAATGGCAGAAGGGACAGTCTGCGGACGCCGGTACTCGCCAGACGGTCAACAGCCACCTGAAGACCGGGATATTCCCGTTCCTCGGCGACAAGCCGCTGAAGTTGGTCGAGAAGACCGACACGATCCGCGATTGGCTCGACTGGCTGGAGCGACCGAAGAAGGAGGGCGGCCGGGGCCTCATGGCGTCTTACCGCGCGATCCTCTTCGACACGGTCTCGGCGATACTCCAGGCTGCGGCCGACGATAAGAAGATCCGGTCGAACCCCTGTCGCGCCAAGAGCATCAAGCGGCCGAAACCGGCACAGCGCAAGGTGATCCCCTGGCCTGAGTCACGTGTGCACGCGGTTCAGCTCGCCCTGCCGCCGGAGTACACCGTGGTCGTTCCGCTCGGCGCCGGCCTCGGCCTTCGGCAGATGGAGATCTTCGGCTTCAGCCCGGACGACATCGACCGTGACGAGATGATCGTCAACGTTCAGCGGCAGATCCGGTGGATCGGCGGCGTGCCGGTGTTCTCCCCGCCCAAGGGAGGCAAGACGCGTGTGGTCCCGCTCGGGGCGGGCGTACTCGACGGCATCGACGGCCACCTGGCGATGTACGAGCCGGTCCCGCTCACGCTCCCCTGGCTCGAACCCGGCGGGCGTCCTGAGACGGTGCGGCTGCTGATCAGTCGGGTTCTGCGGCGTTCACGCCAGTACCGGAACAAGCCGGTATGGCACATCATCAAGGGCTCGAACTTCACCAAGACCGAGTGGAAGTCCGCGTTCTCTGCGGCCGGGCTGGACTACGTGGACCGGCGCGACGGGATGCACGCGATGCGGCACTTCTACGCCTCGTCGCTGCTCGCACAGGGCGTCTCGATCAAGGAAGTCGCGGAGTACCTCGGCCACCACGACCCCGGCTACACCCTCCGCATCTACACCCACCTCGTGCCGTCGAGCCACAAGCGCGCTCGGGCCGCCGCCGACAAGGTGTTCGCGCCGCGTCGGGCCGCCACCGAATCCGTGACGGCCCAGCGACGGCCCGAGGGCGCCTGA
- a CDS encoding helix-turn-helix domain-containing protein codes for MSAQVTVVSVEGLWSPDELAAFLGIPPKTLRDWRFKGYGPSWMKIGKHVRYSPETVRRWLETRHGTTEAA; via the coding sequence ATGAGCGCACAAGTCACGGTGGTGAGTGTGGAAGGCCTGTGGTCGCCGGACGAATTGGCCGCCTTCCTCGGGATTCCGCCGAAGACGTTGCGGGACTGGCGTTTCAAGGGCTACGGCCCGTCCTGGATGAAGATCGGGAAACACGTTCGGTACAGCCCGGAGACGGTGCGCCGATGGCTCGAAACCCGGCACGGAACAACAGAAGCCGCGTAA
- a CDS encoding replication initiator: protein MSETRAERMRAPLADDVIRATAEKHGVCVRPFTMEVGDPDTGELRYVPVPCGSTVESVCLPCARKAKALRQVQCREGWHMTEEPDLAPDKPTEDQTELFTYRADLVASYREVVERDEVEAEELRDEIRSVDEELRALGVRGRLPSIDAPTKRPVKRSTKRRQDAPNLPRRKVAKTTVGREYAGRFRPSMFVTLTCDTYGPVRGDGAPVNPATYDYRRAARDAVHFSALVDRWWQNLRRVVGWDVQYFATVEPQKRTAPHLHTAIRGSVPHEVIRQVTEATYHQVWWPHHDEIVYTDRLPLWDGPVRGFVDPGTREPLMSWDDAVDQVETPVHVVTFGRQVHSKGILGGTDEAGRHIGYLTKYLTKSTGEVVEADTAALADHHDRLHAELAVTPCSPRCSVWLLYGIQPKGASGKLTPGHCKGRAHRRTTLGLPGRRVLVSRKWSGKTLMDHKADRKAFVMQALAAVGIEKPQPDPGRLVWRKVDSADPQVPPRQHLVMRGIAERITWKAEYDRALLAAQGPPETSATLQAA from the coding sequence ATGAGCGAGACACGAGCGGAGCGGATGCGGGCACCTCTGGCCGACGACGTCATCCGGGCGACGGCGGAGAAGCACGGGGTGTGCGTGCGGCCATTCACGATGGAGGTCGGCGACCCCGACACCGGCGAACTCCGGTACGTCCCGGTGCCCTGCGGGTCCACCGTGGAATCCGTGTGCCTGCCATGCGCGCGCAAGGCCAAGGCTCTGCGACAGGTCCAGTGCCGCGAGGGCTGGCACATGACCGAGGAACCCGACCTCGCCCCTGACAAACCGACCGAAGATCAGACGGAGCTGTTCACCTATCGGGCTGATCTTGTGGCCTCGTATCGCGAGGTCGTCGAGCGCGACGAGGTCGAGGCGGAGGAACTGCGGGACGAGATCCGCAGCGTCGACGAAGAACTACGAGCTCTCGGCGTCCGCGGGCGTCTCCCGTCGATCGACGCGCCCACGAAACGGCCCGTGAAACGCTCCACGAAGAGGCGGCAGGACGCACCCAACCTGCCGCGCCGCAAGGTCGCCAAAACCACCGTGGGACGCGAATACGCGGGCCGATTCCGCCCGTCGATGTTCGTCACTCTGACCTGCGACACCTACGGGCCCGTGCGTGGCGACGGAGCCCCGGTGAACCCGGCCACCTACGACTATCGGCGGGCGGCTCGCGACGCCGTGCACTTCTCCGCCCTGGTGGATCGGTGGTGGCAAAACCTGCGCCGGGTCGTCGGCTGGGATGTGCAGTACTTCGCCACGGTGGAGCCGCAGAAGCGGACCGCTCCGCACCTGCACACCGCTATCCGTGGGTCGGTGCCGCACGAAGTGATCCGGCAGGTCACCGAAGCCACCTACCACCAGGTGTGGTGGCCCCACCATGACGAGATCGTCTACACCGACCGGCTCCCCCTCTGGGACGGACCGGTACGTGGATTTGTCGACCCAGGGACCCGGGAACCATTGATGAGCTGGGACGACGCGGTCGACCAGGTCGAGACACCGGTGCATGTGGTGACCTTTGGCCGGCAGGTGCACTCCAAGGGCATCCTTGGCGGCACCGACGAGGCGGGCCGCCACATCGGCTACCTCACGAAGTACCTGACCAAGTCCACAGGGGAAGTGGTCGAGGCCGACACGGCGGCACTGGCCGATCACCACGACCGGCTGCACGCCGAGCTTGCCGTCACTCCGTGCTCGCCGCGGTGCTCGGTCTGGTTGCTCTACGGGATCCAACCCAAGGGCGCTAGCGGAAAGCTCACCCCCGGGCATTGCAAGGGACGCGCGCACCGGCGAACCACGCTCGGGCTGCCGGGCCGGCGGGTGCTCGTATCGCGCAAGTGGTCCGGGAAGACGCTGATGGACCACAAAGCCGACCGCAAGGCGTTCGTGATGCAGGCCCTCGCCGCGGTCGGAATCGAGAAACCTCAACCGGATCCAGGCCGGCTCGTCTGGCGCAAGGTCGACTCCGCCGACCCGCAAGTGCCACCCCGGCAGCACCTCGTGATGCGCGGGATCGCCGAACGCATCACATGGAAAGCCGAATACGACCGGGCACTACTTGCCGCTCAGGGGCCGCCCGAAACTTCGGCAACTCTGCAAGCGGCCTGA
- a CDS encoding FtsK/SpoIIIE domain-containing protein, with protein sequence MHLSAGFLVVSLASLGLVVWVLHKIGRALASVAEALAAAAIVFVALWWLCKGVFWLVAQVVKRWRTSLTVIGLLVWCELLGWISLAATLGGIGVVLAAWRLVDVVSFDQRCWRFLRSWWARWFVYARKLPGWLHACGLSVRDEALPVVVNVNLVGRRRAVSRSTSHRAGVQVPKVLKVRSGPSWDEVRVELVAGQKPEDFDEAARALAVARKVSRCQVRELEPNIVSIDYQRRDLLGSVVHSLPVPDVASVERTGVDLRKVWAGRTEYGKPWQVPLLGAGSHILTAGASGAGKNSVMWCPLVSAASAIRSGVVRMSGIDPKGMELAYGRGIFARYAVSGKDALEVLDALVGEMERRKQAFAGQVRTIPVSTQYPLELLEFDEIGALTKYTDRKTRDAIVERVALLTTQGRALGISVRGYVQEPTKDTVPVRELFTRRVCLRVTSKTHVGMVLGDGAYERGAWANRIGDSEAGVGYVWGEGIREPLRVRAGWVSDETVKALEQYVTNGGRADLRTRVQGATV encoded by the coding sequence ATGCACCTGTCTGCCGGGTTCCTCGTGGTTTCCCTTGCCAGTCTCGGCCTCGTGGTCTGGGTCCTGCACAAGATCGGCCGTGCGCTCGCCTCAGTGGCGGAAGCTCTGGCAGCGGCCGCAATCGTGTTCGTCGCCCTGTGGTGGCTGTGCAAGGGCGTGTTCTGGTTGGTGGCTCAGGTCGTCAAGCGCTGGCGGACGAGCCTCACCGTGATCGGACTGCTCGTCTGGTGCGAGCTTCTGGGCTGGATCTCGCTGGCGGCCACCCTCGGCGGAATCGGTGTCGTGCTCGCCGCATGGCGGCTCGTGGACGTGGTCTCGTTCGATCAGCGGTGCTGGCGGTTCCTGCGCTCCTGGTGGGCACGGTGGTTCGTCTACGCGCGCAAACTCCCGGGCTGGCTGCATGCCTGCGGCCTGTCGGTGCGGGACGAAGCGTTGCCAGTCGTGGTGAACGTCAATCTCGTCGGCCGTCGTCGTGCAGTCTCCCGCTCGACGTCCCATCGCGCCGGAGTGCAGGTCCCGAAGGTGCTCAAGGTGCGCTCGGGGCCGTCGTGGGACGAAGTGCGGGTGGAGTTGGTGGCCGGCCAGAAGCCGGAGGACTTCGACGAGGCCGCGCGGGCGTTGGCGGTGGCGCGGAAGGTCTCGCGGTGTCAGGTGCGAGAGCTGGAACCGAACATCGTCTCCATTGACTACCAGCGCCGTGACCTGCTCGGCTCGGTCGTGCACTCGCTGCCTGTTCCGGATGTGGCGTCGGTCGAGCGAACGGGCGTTGATCTGCGGAAGGTGTGGGCCGGGCGCACGGAGTACGGCAAGCCGTGGCAGGTTCCGCTGCTTGGTGCAGGTTCGCACATTCTCACGGCTGGCGCGTCGGGTGCTGGCAAGAACTCGGTGATGTGGTGCCCGTTGGTCTCGGCCGCGTCGGCGATCCGGTCGGGCGTGGTCCGGATGTCGGGGATCGATCCGAAGGGGATGGAACTCGCTTACGGGCGCGGGATCTTCGCCCGCTACGCAGTGTCCGGTAAGGACGCGCTGGAGGTCCTGGATGCGCTCGTCGGTGAGATGGAGCGCAGAAAGCAGGCATTCGCCGGACAGGTGCGGACGATCCCGGTGTCGACGCAGTACCCGTTGGAGCTGCTGGAGTTCGACGAGATCGGCGCGCTCACCAAGTACACCGATCGCAAGACTCGGGACGCGATCGTGGAACGCGTCGCGCTGCTGACCACGCAGGGTCGGGCGTTGGGGATCTCGGTCCGCGGTTACGTGCAGGAGCCCACCAAGGACACGGTCCCGGTGCGGGAGCTGTTCACCCGCCGCGTCTGCCTGCGCGTCACGTCGAAGACACACGTCGGGATGGTCCTCGGCGACGGCGCCTACGAGCGCGGTGCCTGGGCGAACCGCATCGGCGACTCGGAGGCCGGCGTCGGCTACGTGTGGGGCGAGGGCATCCGCGAACCGCTGCGTGTGCGGGCGGGCTGGGTGTCGGACGAGACAGTCAAGGCTCTGGAGCAGTACGTCACCAACGGCGGCCGCGCTGACCTGCGCACCCGAGTGCAGGGGGCGACGGTATGA
- a CDS encoding AMED_5909 family protein gives MNTKTEPQTLRAAHDTASGRRPAPDANLSAWLAFHQSNARMYRTVADVDRGHHHEALYWVGYETRKAGEVSARIEAEKAKHN, from the coding sequence ATGAATACCAAGACTGAACCGCAGACGCTGAGGGCTGCGCACGATACGGCGAGCGGTCGTCGACCTGCACCGGACGCGAACTTGTCGGCGTGGCTGGCTTTTCACCAGTCGAACGCTCGGATGTACCGGACGGTGGCGGACGTGGATCGGGGGCACCACCACGAAGCCTTGTATTGGGTCGGCTACGAGACCCGGAAGGCGGGTGAGGTGTCTGCGCGGATAGAGGCGGAGAAGGCGAAGCACAACTAG
- a CDS encoding AAA family ATPase, whose product MIVWLNGTHGAGKTTTSALLQPLLPDSRVFDAEKVGETLMDIRPGLPETDNFQHWPPWRPLVVETAARVLDYAGGMLVIPMTVLVEQYWREISAGLAEHAIPVRHFVLHADQATLRRRIESEHAIPSPFRLKYLEPYAEAARTWLHAEAEVVDTTHLTAAEAAAQIAKALKS is encoded by the coding sequence GTGATCGTTTGGCTGAACGGCACCCATGGCGCAGGCAAGACGACGACCAGCGCCCTCCTGCAACCGCTGCTGCCTGACTCGCGGGTGTTCGACGCCGAGAAGGTGGGTGAGACCCTGATGGACATCAGGCCAGGGCTGCCCGAGACGGACAACTTCCAGCACTGGCCACCGTGGCGGCCCCTGGTCGTCGAGACCGCCGCGCGCGTCCTGGACTACGCCGGCGGCATGCTGGTGATCCCGATGACCGTCCTGGTCGAGCAGTACTGGCGCGAGATCAGTGCAGGCCTCGCCGAACACGCCATTCCCGTGCGGCACTTCGTCCTGCACGCCGACCAGGCGACGCTCCGCCGGCGCATCGAGAGCGAGCACGCCATTCCGTCGCCGTTCCGTCTCAAGTATCTGGAGCCGTACGCCGAGGCGGCCCGGACGTGGTTGCACGCCGAGGCCGAAGTCGTCGACACCACGCACCTCACCGCCGCAGAGGCGGCCGCGCAGATCGCCAAGGCCCTCAAGAGTTGA
- a CDS encoding flavoprotein — MTSRVLGLVGSGAGGVEDLLPKLIRPAQAAGWTVAVTLTPTAGGWLAESGALAEIEAATGYPVRVEPRSPSQTSPHPAPDCYLVAPASANMVAKLSLGIADNQALTQVNEAMGTRNLPVVVFPRVNAAHARQPFWDVHIENLRRVGVHLLYGDDVWPLHEPRSAPGRELPWSAMLDAIEKAVPGDR, encoded by the coding sequence ATGACGTCGCGCGTTCTCGGGCTGGTCGGCTCGGGTGCTGGTGGAGTGGAAGACCTTCTTCCGAAGCTGATCCGTCCTGCTCAAGCCGCAGGGTGGACGGTCGCGGTCACCCTCACGCCAACGGCCGGCGGGTGGCTGGCGGAGTCTGGCGCGCTGGCCGAGATTGAAGCGGCCACGGGCTACCCGGTGCGGGTCGAGCCGCGTTCTCCGTCGCAGACGAGCCCGCACCCAGCGCCGGACTGCTACCTGGTGGCGCCGGCCTCGGCCAACATGGTCGCGAAGCTCTCGCTCGGGATCGCAGACAACCAGGCGTTGACGCAGGTCAACGAGGCCATGGGCACCCGCAACCTGCCCGTGGTGGTGTTCCCGCGGGTCAATGCCGCGCACGCGCGTCAACCGTTCTGGGACGTGCACATCGAGAACCTTCGCCGCGTCGGTGTGCACCTGCTCTACGGCGACGACGTCTGGCCGCTGCACGAGCCGCGGAGCGCTCCGGGCAGAGAGCTGCCCTGGTCAGCGATGTTGGACGCCATCGAAAAGGCAGTGCCGGGCGACCGTTAG
- a CDS encoding helix-turn-helix domain-containing protein, whose translation MRGAGDQLSIGERIAFYRRRRGLSQAVLADLVGRSEDWLSKIERGERDIRRLDVLAEVAQALRVTLGDLLGEPVLMEDHEKNDDVPAIRDALMAPRRLSRTLFSSAMSPEYIDPAPVARLVEGAWSSYQKGELGRVVAALPGLIKTSQAMEAASADDAAYKRACAAVSARVHHLAATTLSKIGEADLAWIAAERAMQAADDADDPLVLASAARSGTHALLAVGRFDDALELGDVAAKWLLPRMAEGDPGALSLYGMLYLRTAVAAARHQDRSTANDLLGHAGHAADQLGVDANYWQTGFGPANVELHRLSAALDLGDVSQVIESAPRINVDHLPVERQVTHLIDFARALSLVAKDDDALQVLLEAETKAPTIVRHNTMVREVVRSMYRRAPASAGKKSSALLALAERCGAVR comes from the coding sequence ATGCGTGGTGCGGGTGACCAGCTCAGCATCGGGGAGCGTATTGCCTTCTACCGGCGGCGGCGTGGACTGTCGCAGGCGGTGCTTGCTGACCTGGTGGGCCGCTCCGAGGACTGGCTGAGCAAGATCGAGCGCGGTGAGCGGGATATCCGCAGGTTGGACGTGCTGGCGGAGGTCGCGCAAGCGCTGCGGGTGACGCTCGGTGACCTCCTCGGCGAGCCGGTCCTGATGGAGGATCACGAGAAGAATGACGATGTGCCGGCCATCCGGGACGCGCTCATGGCGCCCCGTCGGCTGTCGCGCACGCTGTTTTCATCGGCGATGTCGCCGGAGTACATCGACCCAGCGCCGGTCGCGCGGCTGGTGGAAGGTGCCTGGTCGAGCTACCAAAAGGGCGAGCTGGGCCGGGTCGTCGCTGCCCTGCCTGGACTGATCAAGACCAGCCAGGCGATGGAGGCCGCTTCCGCGGATGACGCGGCGTACAAACGGGCATGCGCCGCCGTCTCGGCTCGGGTTCATCACCTCGCCGCGACCACGCTGAGCAAGATCGGTGAGGCCGACCTCGCGTGGATTGCGGCCGAACGGGCGATGCAGGCCGCTGACGACGCCGATGATCCGCTGGTGCTGGCGTCGGCTGCACGGTCGGGAACGCATGCACTGCTGGCTGTGGGGCGGTTCGACGACGCACTTGAGCTGGGGGACGTCGCGGCCAAATGGCTGCTGCCCCGGATGGCGGAAGGTGATCCGGGCGCTCTGAGCCTCTACGGGATGCTCTACCTGCGCACTGCTGTGGCGGCGGCCCGCCACCAAGACCGGTCGACGGCGAATGACCTTCTCGGCCACGCCGGTCACGCGGCTGACCAGCTTGGCGTGGACGCGAACTACTGGCAGACCGGCTTCGGGCCGGCCAACGTCGAGTTGCATCGGTTGTCCGCGGCGCTGGACCTCGGCGACGTCAGTCAGGTGATCGAGTCCGCGCCCCGGATCAACGTCGACCACCTGCCGGTTGAGCGACAGGTGACACACCTGATCGACTTCGCGCGGGCGCTGAGCTTGGTCGCCAAGGATGACGACGCGCTGCAAGTGCTGCTCGAAGCCGAGACGAAAGCCCCGACGATCGTCCGGCACAACACGATGGTGCGAGAGGTCGTGCGGTCGATGTACCGGCGCGCTCCGGCATCGGCAGGTAAAAAATCCTCGGCGCTGCTCGCGCTGGCTGAGCGCTGCGGCGCGGTGAGGTAG